Proteins encoded in a region of the Pseudomonas denitrificans (nom. rej.) genome:
- the rlmKL gene encoding bifunctional 23S rRNA (guanine(2069)-N(7))-methyltransferase RlmK/23S rRNA (guanine(2445)-N(2))-methyltransferase RlmL, whose translation MSDLHDLFLTCPKGLDGLLLEEAQALGLTEARAQVSAIRGKGDLETAYRLCLWSRLANRVLLVLSRFPVSNAEDLYLGVNAVSWSDHLDAGGSLAVEFSGKGSGIDNTHFGALKVKDAIVDNLRAEFGKRPTVDKVNPDIRVHLHLDRGQAVLSLDLSGHSLHQRGYRLQQGAAPLKENLAAAVLIRAGWPKIAAEGGALSDPMCGVGTFLIEAGLIAADIAPNLKRERWGFSNWLGHVPAIWKKLIEEAQQRAEAGLARTPLWIRGYEADPRLIQPARNNIERSGLAEWVKIYQGELATFEPRPDKGQKGLIICNPPYGERLGDEASLLYLYQHLGERLRQSCLGWSAGVFTGAPELGKRMGIRSHKQYAFFNGALPCKLIMLEVEPRQFVTGERGERSDAAPAQGAAVIEQARLSEGGQMFANRLQKNVKALGKWARKEKIECYRVYDADMPEYALAVDLYRDWAHVQEYAAPKSIDPEKAQIRLLDALAALPQALGIPTERIVIKRRERQTGKKQYERQNAEGRFMEVEEGGVKLLVNLTDYLDTGLFLDHRPIRLRIQREAAGKRFLNLFCYTATATVHAAKGDARSTTSVDLSKTYLDWARRNLSLNGFSDKQRLVQSDVMEWLREDRGEYDLVFIDPPTFSNSKRMEGVFDVQRDHVELIDLAMARLARGGVLYFSNNFRKFELDEGLAARYQVEEISAQTLDQDFARNSKIHRAWRISVR comes from the coding sequence ATGTCGGATTTGCACGATCTCTTCCTCACCTGCCCGAAAGGGCTCGATGGCCTGTTGCTGGAGGAAGCCCAGGCGCTCGGGCTGACCGAGGCGCGCGCCCAGGTTTCGGCCATTCGCGGCAAGGGCGACCTGGAGACGGCCTACCGCCTGTGCCTCTGGTCGCGCCTGGCCAACCGTGTGCTGCTGGTGCTGTCGCGCTTCCCGGTGAGCAACGCCGAAGACCTCTATCTGGGCGTCAACGCCGTATCCTGGAGCGACCACCTGGATGCCGGCGGCAGCCTCGCGGTGGAGTTCAGCGGCAAGGGCTCGGGCATCGACAACACCCACTTCGGCGCGCTGAAGGTGAAAGACGCCATCGTCGACAACCTGCGTGCCGAGTTCGGCAAGCGGCCGACCGTGGACAAGGTCAACCCGGACATTCGCGTGCACCTGCACCTGGATCGCGGCCAGGCCGTGCTGTCGCTGGACCTTTCCGGCCACAGCCTGCACCAGCGTGGCTACCGCCTGCAGCAGGGCGCTGCGCCGCTGAAGGAAAACCTCGCCGCTGCGGTCCTTATCCGCGCCGGTTGGCCGAAGATCGCCGCTGAAGGCGGCGCATTGTCTGACCCGATGTGTGGCGTTGGCACCTTCCTCATCGAAGCCGGCCTGATTGCTGCCGACATAGCGCCAAACCTCAAGCGCGAGCGCTGGGGCTTCAGCAACTGGCTGGGCCATGTGCCGGCGATCTGGAAGAAGCTGATAGAGGAAGCCCAGCAGCGTGCCGAGGCTGGCCTTGCCAGGACGCCGCTGTGGATTCGCGGCTATGAAGCCGACCCGCGCCTGATCCAGCCGGCGCGCAATAACATCGAACGCTCCGGCCTGGCCGAGTGGGTGAAGATCTACCAGGGTGAGCTGGCCACTTTCGAGCCACGCCCGGACAAGGGCCAGAAGGGCCTGATCATCTGCAACCCGCCCTACGGCGAGCGCCTGGGTGATGAAGCGAGCCTGCTGTACCTGTACCAGCATCTGGGCGAGCGTCTGCGCCAGAGCTGCCTGGGCTGGAGCGCCGGCGTGTTCACCGGCGCGCCGGAGCTCGGCAAGCGCATGGGCATCCGCAGCCACAAGCAGTACGCCTTCTTCAACGGCGCGCTGCCGTGCAAGCTGATCATGCTCGAGGTGGAGCCGCGCCAGTTCGTGACCGGCGAGCGTGGCGAACGCAGCGATGCCGCTCCGGCTCAGGGCGCCGCCGTGATCGAACAGGCTCGCCTGAGCGAAGGCGGCCAGATGTTCGCCAACCGCCTGCAGAAGAATGTCAAGGCGCTCGGCAAGTGGGCGCGCAAGGAGAAGATCGAGTGCTACCGGGTGTATGACGCCGACATGCCCGAGTACGCCCTGGCCGTGGACCTGTATCGCGACTGGGCGCACGTGCAGGAATACGCGGCGCCCAAGTCCATCGACCCGGAGAAGGCGCAGATTCGTCTTCTCGACGCGCTCGCCGCGTTGCCGCAGGCGCTGGGCATTCCCACTGAGCGCATCGTGATCAAGCGTCGCGAGCGCCAGACCGGCAAGAAGCAGTACGAACGGCAGAACGCCGAAGGCCGCTTCATGGAAGTCGAAGAGGGCGGCGTGAAGCTGCTGGTCAACCTGACCGACTACCTCGACACCGGCCTGTTCCTCGATCACCGGCCGATCCGCCTGCGCATCCAGCGCGAGGCGGCCGGCAAACGCTTCCTCAACCTGTTCTGCTACACCGCCACGGCCACCGTACATGCCGCCAAGGGCGATGCGCGCAGCACCACCAGCGTCGACCTGTCGAAGACCTACCTGGACTGGGCGCGGCGCAACCTGTCGCTCAACGGCTTCTCCGACAAGCAACGCCTGGTGCAGAGCGACGTCATGGAGTGGCTGCGCGAGGACCGCGGCGAATACGACCTGGTGTTCATCGACCCGCCGACCTTCTCCAACTCCAAGCGCATGGAAGGCGTTTTCGATGTGCAGCGCGACCACGTTGAACTGATCGACCTGGCCATGGCGCGACTGGCCAGGGGCGGGGTGCTGTACTTCTCCAACAACTTCCGCAAGTTCGAATTGGATGAAGGGCTGGCAGCGCGTTACCAGGTCGAGGAAATCAGCGCCCAGACGCTGGACCAGGATTTTGCCCGCAACAGCAAGATCCACCGCGCCTGGCGCATCAGCGTACGTTGA
- the rmf gene encoding ribosome modulation factor translates to MRRLKRDPLERAFLRGYQHGITGKSRDLCPFTHPTTRQSWLNGWREGRGDNWDGLTGAAGIQRVNQLQHATG, encoded by the coding sequence ATGAGAAGACTTAAGCGTGATCCGTTGGAAAGAGCCTTTTTGCGTGGTTATCAGCACGGCATTACTGGAAAATCTCGCGACCTCTGTCCGTTTACCCATCCCACTACCCGGCAATCCTGGCTCAACGGCTGGCGTGAGGGCCGCGGCGACAACTGGGATGGTTTGACCGGCGCCGCCGGTATTCAACGAGTGAACCAATTGCAGCACGCAACAGGCTGA
- a CDS encoding quinone-dependent dihydroorotate dehydrogenase has translation MYSLARELLFKLSPETSHELSIDLIGAGGRLGLNGLLTQAPKSLPVKVMGLEFANPVGLAAGLDKNGDAIDGFAQLGFGFVEIGTVTPRPQPGNPKPRIFRLPQATAIINRMGFNNHGVDHLIERVKAAKYKGVLGINIGKNFDTPVERAVDDYLICLDKVYAHASYVTVNVSSPNTPGLRSLQFGDSLKQLLEALRLRQEDLAVQHGRRVPLAIKIAPDMSDEETAMVAAALIESGMDAVIATNTTLGREGVEHLPFGNEAGGLSGAPVREKSTHIVKVLAGELGGRLPIIAAGGITEGAHAAEKIAAGASLVQIYSGFIYKGPALIREAVDAIAAAKRA, from the coding sequence ATGTACAGCCTGGCCCGCGAGCTCCTGTTCAAGCTCTCCCCGGAAACCTCCCATGAATTGTCCATCGACCTGATCGGCGCGGGTGGCCGTCTGGGCCTCAACGGCCTGTTGACGCAAGCACCCAAAAGCCTGCCAGTAAAGGTCATGGGGCTGGAGTTCGCCAACCCCGTGGGGCTGGCCGCCGGCCTGGACAAGAATGGCGATGCCATCGACGGCTTCGCCCAGCTGGGCTTCGGTTTCGTAGAGATCGGCACCGTCACCCCGCGTCCGCAGCCGGGCAACCCCAAGCCGCGCATCTTCCGCCTGCCGCAAGCTACCGCGATCATCAATCGCATGGGCTTCAACAACCACGGCGTCGATCACCTGATCGAACGGGTCAAGGCGGCCAAGTACAAGGGCGTGCTGGGCATCAATATCGGCAAGAACTTCGACACCCCGGTCGAGCGCGCGGTCGATGACTACCTGATCTGCCTGGACAAGGTCTACGCCCACGCCAGCTATGTCACGGTCAACGTCAGTTCGCCGAATACCCCCGGCCTGCGCAGCCTGCAGTTCGGCGATTCGCTCAAGCAACTGCTCGAAGCGCTGCGCCTGCGCCAGGAAGACCTGGCCGTGCAGCACGGCCGCCGGGTGCCGCTGGCGATCAAGATCGCGCCGGACATGAGTGATGAGGAGACCGCGATGGTCGCCGCTGCGCTGATCGAGTCGGGTATGGACGCGGTGATCGCCACCAACACCACCCTGGGCCGCGAAGGCGTCGAGCACCTGCCGTTCGGCAACGAGGCGGGTGGCCTGTCGGGCGCTCCGGTGCGCGAGAAGAGTACCCATATCGTCAAGGTGCTGGCTGGTGAGCTGGGCGGCCGTCTGCCGATCATCGCCGCCGGCGGCATCACCGAAGGCGCGCATGCGGCGGAGAAGATCGCTGCGGGTGCGAGCCTGGTGCAGATCTATTCGGGGTTCATCTACAAGGGCCCGGCACTGATCCGCGAGGCGGTGGACGCCATTGCGGCGGCCAAGCGGGCGTAA
- a CDS encoding DUF2835 domain-containing protein: MACVVLDISLSADRLQALYRGHANRVQVTSRDGRRVNLPAHHLRPFVTHSGVHGSFELEFDDSGRLLALRRLA; this comes from the coding sequence ATGGCTTGCGTTGTGCTGGATATATCCCTGTCGGCGGACCGGCTGCAAGCGCTCTATCGCGGGCATGCCAATCGGGTTCAGGTGACCAGTCGTGATGGTCGGAGGGTCAATCTGCCGGCGCATCACCTGCGTCCATTCGTCACTCACTCCGGAGTTCACGGCAGCTTCGAGCTGGAATTCGACGATTCCGGGCGGCTGCTGGCGCTGCGTCGCCTCGCCTGA
- a CDS encoding DUF6685 family protein, with the protein MSQPPRPRSVTSRLAALAQRLGIGSADGRNVAERSRSLSLPFEPLPDWPAGLGWHSGAPLYRLIDLPRGALSGPVQEDKARIHSVLKRLVACHREEHPAVDIRSIDGLCCRSLLDSPLAGLEELSNCEQCRKVRIISYNDFTKVLGVALPGFERKAPLQLRSAGWHGARLFWDDDNHPCELANAVVYARRRGLEIILPANIQRFELQVTVLDELERDFHILAMPAKAWSDASFMELLLETGMPYARFGLFNSETPESLLLPRDHPQSDAFGQGLREAGAPDVVAYLRRAGKAA; encoded by the coding sequence ATGAGTCAACCACCTCGCCCCCGCAGCGTGACCAGCCGGCTGGCCGCCCTCGCCCAGCGCCTGGGCATCGGCAGCGCCGATGGGCGCAACGTCGCCGAACGCAGTCGGAGCCTGTCCCTGCCCTTCGAACCGCTGCCGGACTGGCCTGCCGGCCTGGGCTGGCATTCCGGCGCGCCGCTCTACCGGCTGATCGACCTGCCGCGTGGCGCGCTGTCCGGGCCGGTGCAGGAAGACAAGGCACGCATCCATAGCGTTCTCAAGCGCCTGGTGGCCTGCCACCGCGAAGAGCATCCCGCCGTCGATATTCGAAGTATCGATGGTCTCTGCTGCCGCAGCCTGCTCGACAGCCCCCTGGCGGGGCTCGAAGAGCTTTCCAACTGCGAGCAGTGCCGCAAGGTGCGGATCATCAGCTACAACGACTTCACCAAGGTGCTGGGAGTGGCCCTGCCCGGCTTCGAGCGCAAGGCACCTCTGCAGTTGCGCAGCGCAGGCTGGCACGGCGCGCGGTTGTTCTGGGACGACGACAATCACCCCTGCGAACTGGCCAATGCGGTGGTCTACGCCCGCCGCCGTGGGCTGGAGATCATCCTGCCCGCGAACATCCAGCGCTTCGAACTGCAAGTCACGGTACTGGATGAGCTGGAGCGCGACTTCCACATCCTGGCCATGCCGGCCAAGGCCTGGAGCGACGCGTCGTTCATGGAGCTGTTGCTGGAGACCGGCATGCCCTATGCCCGTTTCGGCCTGTTCAACTCGGAAACCCCGGAGAGCCTGCTGCTGCCTCGGGACCATCCGCAGTCCGATGCCTTCGGCCAGGGACTGCGGGAGGCCGGCGCGCCGGATGTGGTCGCCTACCTGCGCCGCGCTGGCAAGGCGGCCTGA
- a CDS encoding DNA-binding protein — protein sequence MNDESGFSPDLLAGGYYVTPQRFAELVGLKDRPAIVQGWIDEGAIPTRRLRGQVLVDLGALLLMTQPDQA from the coding sequence ATGAACGATGAAAGCGGATTCAGCCCTGACCTGCTCGCAGGTGGCTATTACGTGACGCCTCAGCGCTTTGCGGAGCTGGTCGGTCTCAAAGATCGTCCCGCCATTGTGCAAGGCTGGATCGATGAGGGGGCGATACCGACACGCCGCCTGCGCGGCCAGGTTCTCGTCGACCTGGGCGCCCTGCTGCTGATGACCCAGCCGGATCAGGCCTGA
- a CDS encoding NAD-glutamate dehydrogenase translates to MAFFTAASKADFQQQLKAALAQHVDDKGLPQVALFAEQFFGFISLDELTQRRLSDLVGCTLSSWRLLERFDPAQPEVAVYNPDYEKHGWQSTHTAVQVLHPDQPFLVDSVRMELNRRGYSIHTLQTNVLSVRRNAKGELLEILPKNSTGKDVHQESLMYLEIDRVSQAGELRTLEKALLDVLGEVRLAVADFPAMRTKAEELLAWLGKSKAKARAEETAEVRAFLEWLLDNHFTFLGYEEFTVQEEADGGHLVYDEKAFLGLTRTLRAGLNKDDLHIEDYAVAYLREPVLLSFAKASQPSRVHRPAYPDYVSIREIDAKGKVVREFRFLGLYTSAVYAESVFDIPFIRGKVAAVLKNSGFDSKAHLGKELAQILEVLPRDDLFQTPVDELYNTAMSIVQIQERNKIRLFLRKDPYGRFAYCLAYVPRDIYSTETRMKIQQVLMERLKASDCEFWTFFSESTLARVQFILRVDPKNRIDVDAAQLEQEAIQACRSWQDDYAALVLENFGEGQGNNLLEDFPKGFPAGYRERFAPHFAVVDLQHLSSLSESRPLVMSFYQPLAQGEQQLHCKLYHADTPLALSDVLPILENLGLRVLGEFPYRLRHTNGREYWIHDFAFTYAEGLDVNIQELNETLQDAFVHIVNGDAENDAFNRLVLTAGLPWRDVALLRAYARYLKQIRLGFDLGYIASALNAHVDIARELVRLFKTRFYLARKLTAEDLEDKQQKLEQAILTALDDVQVLNEDRILRRYLDLIKATLRTNFYQPDAAGQNKSYFSFKFNPKAIPEIPRPTPKFEIFVYCPRVEGVHLRFGDVARGGLRWSDREEDFRTEVLGLVKAQQVKNAVIVPTGAKGGFIPRRLPVGGSRDEIQAEAIACYRIFISGLLDITDNIKEGQIVPPANVVRHDPDDPYLVVAADKGTATFSDIANGISADYNFWLGDAFASGGSAGYDHKGMGITARGGWVSVQRHFRERGIDVQKDNVTVIGIGDMAGDVFGNGLLMSDKLQMVAAFNHMHIFLDPNPDAAASFAERQRLFNLPRSSWADYDASLISAGGGIFLRSAKSITLTPEVRARFDIDAERLTPTELIHALLKAPVDLLWNGGIGTYVKSSDETHADVGDKANDGLRVDGRDLRVKVVGEGGNLGMTQLARVEFGLNGGACNTDFIDNAGGVDCSDHEVNIKILLNEVVTAGDMTSKQRNKLLAEMTDQVSDLVLGNNYKQTQALSLAERRARERIAEYKRLMSDLEGRGKLDRALEFLPTDEGLAERIAAGQGLTRAELAVLISYSKIDLKEQLLGSLVPDDDYLTRDMETAFPQTLVDTFGPAMRKHRLKREIVSTQIANDLINHMGITFVQRLKESTGMTPANVAGAYVIVRDVFHLPHWFRQIEALDYQVPAEVQLTLMDELMRLGRRATRWFLRSRRNEQDAARDVAHFGPRIAALGLKLNELLEGPTRELWQARYQAYVDAGVPELLARMVAGTSHLYTLLPIIEAADVTGRDPADVARAYFALGSELELTWYLQQISSLPVENNWQALAREAFRDDLDWQQRAITVSVLQMQDGPAEIDARVALWLDQHAPMVARWRAMLVELRASTSTDYAMYAVANRELLDLAQSNQQGSCPV, encoded by the coding sequence ATGGCGTTCTTCACCGCAGCCAGCAAAGCCGACTTCCAGCAACAACTGAAAGCGGCCCTGGCGCAGCACGTCGACGACAAGGGTCTGCCACAAGTGGCCCTGTTCGCCGAGCAGTTCTTCGGCTTCATCTCCCTCGACGAATTGACCCAGCGCAGGTTGTCCGACCTGGTCGGCTGCACCTTGTCTTCCTGGCGCCTGTTGGAACGCTTCGACCCCGCCCAGCCCGAAGTGGCGGTGTACAACCCCGATTACGAAAAGCACGGCTGGCAGTCCACCCACACGGCCGTGCAGGTGCTGCACCCCGACCAGCCGTTCCTGGTCGACTCGGTGCGCATGGAGCTGAACCGCCGCGGCTACAGCATCCACACCCTGCAGACCAACGTGCTCAGCGTGCGTCGCAACGCCAAGGGCGAGCTGCTGGAAATCCTGCCGAAGAACAGCACCGGCAAGGACGTGCACCAGGAATCGCTGATGTACCTGGAGATCGACCGTGTCTCCCAGGCCGGCGAACTGCGCACCTTGGAGAAGGCCCTGCTGGACGTGCTCGGCGAAGTCCGCCTGGCCGTCGCCGACTTCCCGGCCATGCGCACCAAGGCTGAAGAGCTGCTGGCCTGGCTGGGCAAGTCCAAGGCGAAGGCCCGCGCGGAAGAGACCGCCGAGGTGCGCGCCTTCCTCGAATGGCTGCTGGACAACCACTTCACCTTCCTCGGCTATGAAGAATTCACCGTGCAGGAAGAGGCCGACGGCGGCCACCTGGTGTACGACGAGAAGGCCTTCCTCGGCCTGACCCGCACCCTGCGCGCCGGTCTGAACAAGGACGACCTGCACATCGAGGATTACGCGGTCGCGTACCTGCGCGAGCCGGTGCTGCTGTCCTTCGCCAAGGCCTCGCAGCCCAGCCGCGTGCACCGTCCGGCCTACCCGGACTACGTTTCGATCCGCGAAATCGATGCCAAGGGCAAGGTCGTCCGCGAGTTCCGCTTCCTCGGCCTGTACACCTCGGCGGTCTACGCCGAGAGCGTGTTCGACATCCCGTTCATCCGTGGCAAGGTCGCTGCGGTGCTGAAGAACTCCGGCTTCGACAGCAAGGCGCACCTGGGCAAGGAGCTGGCGCAGATCCTCGAGGTGCTGCCGCGCGACGACCTGTTCCAGACCCCGGTGGACGAGCTGTACAACACCGCCATGTCCATCGTGCAGATCCAGGAACGCAACAAGATCCGCCTGTTCCTGCGCAAGGACCCGTACGGCCGCTTCGCCTACTGCCTGGCCTATGTGCCGCGCGACATCTATTCCACCGAAACGCGGATGAAGATCCAGCAGGTGCTGATGGAGCGCCTGAAGGCCAGCGACTGCGAGTTCTGGACCTTCTTCTCCGAATCCACCCTGGCCCGCGTGCAGTTCATCCTGCGCGTCGATCCGAAGAACCGCATCGACGTCGACGCCGCCCAGCTTGAGCAGGAAGCCATCCAGGCCTGCCGCTCCTGGCAGGACGACTACGCCGCGCTGGTGCTGGAGAACTTCGGCGAAGGGCAGGGCAACAACCTGCTGGAAGATTTCCCGAAAGGCTTCCCGGCGGGCTACCGCGAACGCTTCGCCCCGCACTTCGCGGTGGTGGACCTGCAGCACCTGTCCAGCCTGTCCGAAAGCCGCCCGCTGGTGATGAGCTTCTACCAGCCGCTGGCCCAGGGCGAGCAGCAGCTGCACTGCAAGCTGTACCACGCCGACACGCCGCTGGCGCTGTCCGACGTCCTGCCGATCCTGGAGAACCTCGGCCTGCGCGTGCTCGGGGAGTTCCCTTACCGCCTGCGCCACACCAACGGCCGCGAATACTGGATCCATGACTTCGCCTTCACCTACGCCGAAGGCCTGGACGTCAACATCCAGGAGCTCAACGAGACCCTGCAGGACGCCTTCGTCCACATCGTCAACGGCGATGCCGAGAACGACGCCTTCAACCGCCTGGTGCTGACCGCCGGCCTGCCGTGGCGCGACGTGGCGCTGCTGCGCGCCTACGCCCGCTACCTCAAGCAGATTCGCCTGGGCTTCGACCTGGGCTATATCGCCAGCGCGCTGAACGCCCATGTGGATATCGCCCGCGAACTGGTGCGCCTGTTCAAGACCCGCTTCTACCTGGCCCGCAAGCTCACCGCCGAGGACCTGGAAGACAAGCAGCAGAAGCTGGAGCAGGCCATCCTCACCGCCCTGGACGATGTCCAGGTGCTCAACGAGGACCGCATCCTGCGGCGCTACCTCGACCTGATCAAGGCCACCCTGCGCACCAACTTCTACCAGCCGGACGCCGCCGGGCAGAACAAGAGCTACTTCAGCTTCAAGTTCAACCCCAAGGCCATCCCGGAAATCCCGCGGCCGACGCCGAAATTCGAAATCTTCGTCTACTGCCCGCGCGTGGAAGGCGTGCACCTGCGCTTCGGCGACGTGGCCCGTGGCGGCCTGCGCTGGTCCGATCGCGAGGAGGACTTCCGCACCGAAGTGCTGGGCCTGGTGAAGGCGCAGCAGGTGAAGAACGCGGTGATCGTGCCCACCGGCGCCAAGGGCGGCTTCATCCCGCGCCGCCTGCCGGTCGGCGGCAGCCGCGATGAAATCCAGGCCGAGGCCATCGCCTGCTACCGCATCTTCATCTCCGGGCTGCTCGACATCACCGACAACATCAAGGAAGGCCAGATCGTGCCGCCGGCCAACGTGGTGCGCCACGACCCGGACGATCCCTACCTGGTGGTGGCGGCGGACAAGGGCACCGCGACCTTCTCCGACATCGCCAACGGCATCTCCGCCGACTACAACTTCTGGCTCGGCGACGCCTTCGCCTCCGGCGGTTCTGCCGGCTACGACCACAAGGGCATGGGCATCACCGCCCGTGGCGGCTGGGTCTCGGTGCAGCGCCACTTCCGCGAGCGCGGCATCGACGTGCAGAAGGACAACGTGACCGTCATCGGTATTGGCGACATGGCCGGCGACGTGTTCGGCAACGGTCTGCTGATGTCGGACAAGCTGCAGATGGTTGCCGCGTTCAACCACATGCACATCTTCCTCGACCCCAACCCGGATGCGGCGGCGAGCTTTGCCGAGCGCCAGCGCCTGTTCAACCTGCCACGCTCCAGCTGGGCCGACTACGACGCCTCGCTGATCTCCGCCGGTGGCGGCATCTTCCTGCGCAGCGCCAAGAGCATCACCCTGACCCCGGAAGTGCGCGCACGCTTCGACATCGACGCCGAGCGCCTGACCCCGACCGAGCTGATCCACGCGCTGCTCAAGGCGCCGGTGGACCTGCTGTGGAACGGCGGCATCGGCACCTACGTGAAGTCCAGCGATGAAACCCATGCCGACGTCGGCGACAAGGCCAACGACGGCCTGCGCGTGGACGGCCGCGACCTGCGGGTGAAAGTGGTGGGCGAGGGCGGCAACCTCGGCATGACGCAGCTGGCGCGGGTCGAGTTCGGCCTCAATGGCGGCGCCTGCAACACCGACTTCATCGACAATGCCGGTGGTGTGGACTGCTCCGACCACGAGGTGAACATCAAGATCCTGCTCAACGAGGTGGTGACCGCCGGCGACATGACCAGCAAGCAGCGCAACAAGCTGCTGGCGGAAATGACCGACCAGGTGTCCGACCTGGTGCTGGGCAACAACTACAAGCAGACCCAGGCGCTATCCCTGGCCGAGCGCCGCGCCCGCGAGCGCATCGCCGAGTACAAGCGCCTGATGAGCGACCTGGAAGGCCGCGGCAAGCTGGACCGCGCGCTGGAATTCCTGCCCACCGACGAAGGCCTCGCCGAGCGTATCGCTGCCGGACAGGGTCTGACTCGCGCTGAATTGGCCGTGCTGATTTCCTACAGCAAGATCGATCTGAAGGAGCAGCTGCTGGGCTCGCTGGTGCCGGACGACGACTACCTGACCCGCGACATGGAGACGGCCTTCCCGCAGACCCTGGTCGACACCTTCGGCCCGGCCATGCGCAAGCACCGCCTGAAGCGCGAGATCGTCAGCACGCAGATCGCCAACGACCTGATCAACCACATGGGCATCACCTTCGTGCAGCGCCTGAAGGAGTCCACCGGCATGACGCCGGCGAACGTCGCAGGTGCCTACGTTATCGTGCGTGATGTCTTCCATCTGCCGCACTGGTTCCGCCAGATCGAGGCGCTGGATTATCAGGTGCCGGCGGAAGTGCAGCTGACCCTGATGGACGAACTGATGCGCCTGGGCCGCCGCGCGACCCGCTGGTTCCTGCGCAGCCGTCGCAACGAGCAGGACGCCGCCCGCGACGTCGCGCACTTCGGCCCGCGTATCGCCGCCCTGGGCCTGAAACTCAACGAACTGCTCGAAGGCCCGACCCGCGAGCTGTGGCAGGCACGCTACCAGGCTTACGTCGACGCTGGCGTGCCCGAGTTGCTGGCGCGCATGGTCGCCGGTACCAGCCACCTCTACACCCTGCTGCCGATCATCGAAGCGGCGGACGTCACCGGCCGCGACCCGGCCGACGTGGCGCGCGCCTACTTCGCCTTGGGCAGCGAGCTGGAGCTGACCTGGTACCTGCAGCAGATCAGCTCCCTGCCGGTGGAGAACAACTGGCAGGCGCTGGCCCGCGAAGCCTTCCGCGACGACCTGGACTGGCAGCAGCGGGCGATCACCGTCTCCGTGCTGCAGATGCAGGACGGCCCGGCGGAGATCGATGCGCGCGTGGCGCTCTGGCTGGACCAGCACGCCCCGATGGTGGCCCGCTGGCGCGCCATGCTCGTCGAGCTGCGGGCTTCCACCAGCACCGACTACGCCATGTACGCCGTGGCCAACCGCGAGCTGCTCGACCTGGCGCAGAGCAATCAGCAGGGCTCCTGCCCGGTCTGA
- a CDS encoding DUF1353 domain-containing protein, protein MQRHPPLHRPLLRHLDNLLVTLLGVALLVLAWMFLDEAVRPLLIGAVPVYLGVLLPRIVGRDERLRRVEAARERSVAEWGFCSRDRNGPWINYIDFPLVCEDPVFDGRFFYSEWLVVHDGRIIINPGPASVDLAAGTVGYDFGCTRTYAWDGCSPKVPFFWIATIGTPDWWEHLESVQCLRHGQQKERVMFWPVAHHASLVHDALYQFLNVAPVTKAEADELFHRMLLRAGMPRLVAWVYRFAVVHGGAREMRRQRNPNTSLRCLTPLPGLEVHREPLAPHKARSAALQE, encoded by the coding sequence ATGCAACGCCACCCGCCCCTGCACCGCCCATTGCTGCGCCACCTGGACAACCTGCTGGTCACCCTGCTGGGCGTGGCGCTGCTGGTGCTGGCCTGGATGTTCCTTGACGAGGCTGTGCGGCCGCTGCTGATTGGAGCAGTCCCGGTCTATCTCGGCGTACTGCTGCCGCGCATCGTCGGCCGCGACGAGCGCCTGCGCCGTGTCGAAGCCGCGCGCGAGCGTTCGGTGGCCGAATGGGGCTTCTGCAGCCGCGACCGCAACGGCCCGTGGATCAACTACATCGACTTCCCGCTGGTCTGCGAGGACCCGGTCTTCGACGGCCGCTTCTTCTATAGCGAGTGGCTGGTGGTTCACGACGGCCGCATCATCATCAACCCCGGCCCCGCCAGCGTGGACCTCGCTGCCGGTACCGTGGGCTACGACTTCGGCTGCACCCGCACCTACGCCTGGGACGGCTGTTCGCCGAAAGTGCCGTTCTTCTGGATCGCCACCATCGGTACGCCGGACTGGTGGGAACACCTGGAAAGCGTGCAGTGCCTGCGCCATGGCCAGCAGAAGGAGCGCGTGATGTTCTGGCCGGTTGCGCACCACGCCAGCCTGGTGCATGACGCGCTGTACCAGTTCCTCAACGTTGCCCCGGTGACCAAGGCCGAGGCGGACGAGCTGTTCCACCGCATGCTGTTGCGCGCCGGCATGCCGCGCCTGGTGGCCTGGGTCTACCGCTTCGCGGTGGTCCATGGCGGCGCGCGCGAGATGCGCCGCCAGCGCAACCCCAATACCTCACTGCGCTGCCTGACCCCACTGCCCGGCCTCGAAGTCCATCGGGAACCACTAGCGCCGCACAAGGCTCGAAGCGCAGCGCTGCAAGAGTGA